CTGTGATGATTTGGGAACCAACAAAATATGGAGGTTTCCAAGAAAGATTGATCCTCCCAACACCTGCTGCGTTCGCGACCAGATTAATGGGTTGATCCGGTTTAACGGCTTGCCCACTTACTGCTAAGATTTCGTCTGACGGCAATCCGAATCCATCCGTATTACCGGCACTCACCCGGAAATAGATTGATACTCCCGCTAGGCCGACAACTTCATAAGTTCGGATATCTTTGCTCACGATCTCAGGATGCCATTTTTCCCGTCCACTACTAGTTTTATAGGCAGATTCAATCTTGTAGTTCGTGATCGGCTTACCACCATCATCTGATGGCGGGGCCCAAGAAATGGTATATCGGCTTCCAGAAACTTTGACCTTCACATTGGTGAGTTTGCCCGGCGGCCCCCCATTGCTCTCCGCGATCAGAGTTTTTTTTTTGAAAAATGGGGGGGGGGGCAGAGACTCCGACAAGACTAAGAATCCTTTCGATAGATTGAGGGAAGCTCTGATCAATAGTCTTTTGAAGGTAATTATCTGTAGAATCCGAAGCATCGATCAAGCGCAGAAAATAAATTTCAGGTTCGGGATTTATTTCAACACCTTCGATGAGATCTCCTCCATGACCGTGAATACTAGCATCTAACGTGTTACTTCCCACATTGGAAAACGTAGCGAATAATACGAATAAGTTAGCGAGCCACATGAATTTTGGAATTGTTGTGTTTGTGCCTGATTTTAATAGTTGCACCGAATCAAAACCCATAGAACAGAGCACTCGGCCGTTCTTCCTGCGGGACAAATATAACCAATAAAGGCTTGCATAAGCTTAACTAGACCTACCCTTGGGTGTTGTAAGTTCTAACAAAACGCTGCGGAATCCTCAGAATTGTTCTCTGCCTATAAACTTCCCCGTCTCCAACTCCCTGAGACCGGTCCCATCCGGCTCCACGATTCGAATACTCAAACCATCCCATTCCTGTATGCTGAGAGGAATCACCCGCCAATCCATCACACTATATGCGGATGCCCATGCATCTGCAATCATTGCATTGGGAGCAATCACAGCAACTTTTCTCTCATGCGTCACCCCATACCCGGTATTAGGGTCAAGAATATGAGAGTACTTCACTCCCTGGTAATCCAAGTACCGATAGGAATCTCCAGAAACCGCGATCCCACAGTTTTTCAAGATCATATCACCTGTTTCTGACTCTTCTGAAAATACTTTAACACTCCAGCCATCTGAATGGGGGGGCACGTCCCCTAAGGAAATATCCCCTCCCACATCTACAGCAGCTCTTGGAAATCCTTCCCGAACAAGAACTTCCAGAGCCTGATCAGCTATGTATCCCTTGGCAACCCCCCCAAGGTCAATCCGCATGTTGTCCTTCTGCAATCGCACGGTCTGGCTGACCAAATCCAATTGTAAAGACTCGTAGCTAACAGCCGTCATTGCTTCATCTAGATCGGTCGAATCTGGAAGCATGGCTCTTCGCATAGCTCGGCGCCACAAGAGTGTTAAGGGTCCGACAGTTACGTCAAACGCCCCTGCGGATGCATGAGAAATTTCTTGCGCGGTATAAAGCACCTGCCACAGATCATCACTGACCTGCACTGATTGATTATGAGTATTCGAGAGTTGACTAAGCTCACTTTCGGTCAGATAATCACTCAGTAGATTATTGAGATCTGTAATGCGGGCAAAGGCTAACTCCATCGCTTCCACGGCCGCTATTGAATCGACAGCATAGAGAACCATGCCAACCTCTGTGCCCATCAGAGGCCTTTTGGATGTTAAGCGTATATGAGTCTGACTGTCCGCATTCGCTACCATAATCAAACTGACCATCATAGCGAGCGCGACTGGCTTAGTGATCCGTGCTCCAGGCAAAATCATCCCAGTATAGTGATGTTCGTGGACACGGGGATAACCATTACTTTCATGTCTAAACTTCTCCTATTTCCTCCGATTCTCAGAGTATATTGATCAATAATCTATCCCCTATTTACTTAGCATTTATCGGCGATTTTACTTTGCTGATTAAAGTTTTCCACCTGTAGTCACACATGAAGCGCGGTAATATTGGGGTTTCATTTTTTTGTTCCACTAGGAACTTTTTGGTTCTATCCCCGTTGGCGTGGAAGTGGTTCGTAATTAGGCAACCACCAAAAAACAATTCTGTATTGGAGATTGGTATGGTGAGAATGACCCGGACTTCGTATATCATCACAGGTAGTTCGTACATTCATAATCAAAAGCGATATCATAACATGGTAAGTTTCGTGACTAGGCCTTATCCCCTTGGAACTGAACTCAACCTCAGTTACCGTGCTCGTCTCGTATAGTGGTGGTGTGGACGGGAGATGGAGACAGCCCCAAATGTTTATCTCTTCGTCGGAAGGAATCGTTTTAGGGTTTGCATCCGACATATCCTGAACTTCGTTGGTTTCTGGGTTTTGTTTTTCCCTGTGGTCGTGCTCGGTCAGACGCACGCGCCGCAAAGTCAAGTCCATACCGGCGTGACTGCCCCTCGGACGTTATTGAATACACACTTGCAGGCTGTCGAAAAACTCGAACGGAAAATTCTTGTAACCCCGCTGCTTTCTGCTGAACCACGCACCGCTCCTTTTGAAGCGATTCGTGCAAGTGGAGGCGAACTTTCTTTAAGCGGCCCTTTACTAATTCTCCCACACTTTCCTCACCGGGAATCAAGTTCGGGCATCTTTGTATCATCCACAAATCCGGGTGGATTTGTGGATGACTGGTCGAGCGATTTTAAGCAGATGCCGGGGGATTCCAGAGAGGTCGAGGTGACAATTAATAACGATGATTTGCCAGTGATTCGTTTTATTGTGGATGAAGGCACCATAACCGAACCCCTTCCTGATGATCTTCCTGCAAAATACTGTGCCAGGACAATAGTCGATCGTGCACCTCCAGAGGAACTCCTATTTTATTACACCACGCAGGAAGGCACGGCGAAGGAAGGTGAAGACCTGGACTACAGAACGGATAAATACACGTTATTTACCGTCAAGGCTATACCACCTAACTTGGGATACCGGCGATGCATTGGGCCCGCAATCTTTGGTGATTTCGAGAAAGAGAACGATGAAACGATGACTGTGACGCTGGCTCCCGGTACGGGATACAAAGTGGGAAGTCCAAGCACGCATACAGTGATAATCAAGGACAGAGAGCCGACCGTTTACTTTTCTTTGGCGAAATCGAGTGTGCTCGAAGACAAGTTTACGCACAAGGTCAAGGTATTCATTGTTCCTGTTCCGGCAACCGATCTCACATTTAGCTATAGGCTGGACGGAACGGCAGAGAGAGGGGAAGACTACAACAGTTCTGGATCATTTATGGTGGATGCGCACAAGACGTCGGCGATTATTCCGGTTGAGATTATCCCAGACAAGGAGGATGAGCAGGACGAGACGGTGATTCTGACGCTGGTCTCTGGCCCGGGGGGATACGCGGTGGGAGAACGAGGCATCCATACGCTGACGATCGTGGATGACGATGATG
Above is a genomic segment from Rhodothermaceae bacterium containing:
- a CDS encoding fibronectin type III domain-containing protein, whose amino-acid sequence is MLRILQIITFKRLLIRASLNLSKGFLVLSESLPPPPFFKKKTLIAESNGGPPGKLTNVKVKVSGSRYTISWAPPSDDGGKPITNYKIESAYKTSSGREKWHPEIVSKDIRTYEVVGLAGVSIYFRVSAGNTDGFGLPSDEILAVSGQAVKPDQPINLVANAAGVGRINLSWKPPYFVGSQIIT
- a CDS encoding FAD:protein FMN transferase, yielding MILPGARITKPVALAMMVSLIMVANADSQTHIRLTSKRPLMGTEVGMVLYAVDSIAAVEAMELAFARITDLNNLLSDYLTESELSQLSNTHNQSVQVSDDLWQVLYTAQEISHASAGAFDVTVGPLTLLWRRAMRRAMLPDSTDLDEAMTAVSYESLQLDLVSQTVRLQKDNMRIDLGGVAKGYIADQALEVLVREGFPRAAVDVGGDISLGDVPPHSDGWSVKVFSEESETGDMILKNCGIAVSGDSYRYLDYQGVKYSHILDPNTGYGVTHERKVAVIAPNAMIADAWASAYSVMDWRVIPLSIQEWDGLSIRIVEPDGTGLRELETGKFIGREQF